CAGCGTGATGCCCGCGCCGTCCTCGAAGACATCGACGCGCGGCAGCAGCGCGGGTGTGTCGCTCTGGCGTTCCGCTTTCGTTACTTCCTGCTTGTCGTTCATCGCAATATCCTCCGTCCGTTTGACCGCTTACTTGATCTCGACGCGCTTCGGCTGCGCCGATTCGCGCCGCGAAACCGAGATGTGCAGCACGCCGTCGCGATAGTTCGCGGTGACGCGGTCCGGGTCGATATCTTCGGGCAGGCTCACGGTGCGCCGGAAGCGTCCGGAGAAGCGCTCGGATGCGTACACCGCCTGGCGCTCGTCGCCCGAAGGCAGCGCGCCCTGACGCTCGCCCGACAGCGTCATCACGCCGCGGTCGATCTGCACGTCGAGCTTCGCCGGGTCGAGGCCGGGCGCGAACGCGTAGATCTCGACCGACGCCGGCGTGCTGCCGACGTTGATCGCCGGGAACGCGCCGCTCGCGACCGCACGAATGCTGCTCGGCTGGCCGACCGTGCCGAACGCCTGCTGCAATTCGCGCTGCAGGCGGTCGAAATCGGCGAACAGCCCGCCAGGGAAGTTCAGAAGCGACTCATACATGGCAACCTCCTTGATCCATCCAGGTTCAACTTGCCGCGGACTTGGCGATCCGCCGCAACCAGGCGACGCGCCCGCGGCCCCGCACTCCCCATATATGTTCGGGGCGACGGAGTTCAAGAGCCTTTTCAAGCCGTGCCGTCACCCCTATCTTGTAGTCAATATGCGGGGCGATTGCCACGCAAAATGAACCGGGAGATCCGAACGCATGGAATTCAGGGACTACTATCAGGTTCTCGGCGTCGGGCGCGACGCGTCGGCGGACGAGATCAAGCGCGCGTACCGCAAGCTCGCGCGCAAGTACCACCCGGACGTCAGCAAGGCGGCCGACGCCGAGCTGCGCATGAAGGAGGTCAACGAGGCGAACGCGGTGCTGTCCGATCCGGAAAAGCGCGCAGCGTACGACCAGCTCGGCCGCGGCTTCCGCGCCGGTCAGGATTTCCGGCCGCCGCCGGACTGGGATGCCGGCTTCGAGTTCACGCGCGGCGGCGACGCGGGCGACTTCAGCGATTTCTTCTCGACGCTGTTCGGTCAGATGGGGCAAGGCGGCCGCGGCGCGCAGTTCCACTCGCGCGGCTTTCACGCGCGCGGCGAGGACCATCACGCGAAGGTGGTCATCGACCTCGATGACGCGTTCCATGGCGCGACGCGCGAGATCCGGCTGCGGGCGCCGGAACTCGACCCGCACGGCCATGTGACGACGCGAGAGCGCACGCTGCAGGTGCGCATCCCGAAAGGGGTGCGTGACGGACAGCAGATCCGGCTCGCCGGACAGGGACGGGCCGGTGCCGGAGGCGGCCCGGCGGGCGACCTGTTCCTCGAAGTCCGTTTTCGCCCGCACCCGCGCTACCGCGTCGACGGCCGGGACGTCTTCGAGACGGTGCCGGTCGCGCCGTGGGAAGCAGCGCTCGGCGCCTCCGTGGATGTGCCGACGCCCTCCGGCACGGTTTCGGTGCGGATTCCACCGGGCTCGCAGAACGGTCGCAAGCTGCGGCTGAAGGGACGCGGCATCCCGGGGGCCGAGCCGGGTGATCTGTACCTCGTCCTCGACATCGTGCTGCCGCCGGCCGACACCGAGGCGGCGCGGCAGTTCTACGAGCGGATGGCGCGCGAGCTCGCGTTCAACCCGCGCCAAGGTCTGGGAACCTGAGCGACGCGCCGGCGCGACGCGGGAGCGCGCGGAGCGGG
The window above is part of the Azoarcus sp. PA01 genome. Proteins encoded here:
- a CDS encoding Hsp20/alpha crystallin family protein, with product MYESLLNFPGGLFADFDRLQRELQQAFGTVGQPSSIRAVASGAFPAINVGSTPASVEIYAFAPGLDPAKLDVQIDRGVMTLSGERQGALPSGDERQAVYASERFSGRFRRTVSLPEDIDPDRVTANYRDGVLHISVSRRESAQPKRVEIK
- a CDS encoding DnaJ domain-containing protein, with the protein product MEFRDYYQVLGVGRDASADEIKRAYRKLARKYHPDVSKAADAELRMKEVNEANAVLSDPEKRAAYDQLGRGFRAGQDFRPPPDWDAGFEFTRGGDAGDFSDFFSTLFGQMGQGGRGAQFHSRGFHARGEDHHAKVVIDLDDAFHGATREIRLRAPELDPHGHVTTRERTLQVRIPKGVRDGQQIRLAGQGRAGAGGGPAGDLFLEVRFRPHPRYRVDGRDVFETVPVAPWEAALGASVDVPTPSGTVSVRIPPGSQNGRKLRLKGRGIPGAEPGDLYLVLDIVLPPADTEAARQFYERMARELAFNPRQGLGT